Part of the Motacilla alba alba isolate MOTALB_02 chromosome Z, Motacilla_alba_V1.0_pri, whole genome shotgun sequence genome, ACTTTAAAAGAGTGCCGAGTGTTCACCTCATGAACAATGCCTGGGTGGACAACTCCAACTCTTGCTTCCAGAGGTCCATCACTCATGAGTGGACGCCGGGCATAAgttctcctgtgtttttcatCCACACGGACAAGGTACCATGTTCCTTCAAAGAGATCCTCGACTGAACACTGTGGAATATAATTGGCTGTAAGAAAGGGAGTAACACATTGTTAGTTGTTTCCTGGTAAGAGTTTTACCCAACACAGGCCTTTGCAGATTGGATGtactgagacagaaaaaagcAAGCCACTATTATTACTTCAGACATGTTGGGTGAAATGAACACAAACTATTTAgaagcaggaagggctggacaTTTCCTTCATTCTACACCCTAATCATTTAAAGTCTGGCAGATTAAGTGATAAGCATTTTGCTCGAGGACTAGGTATGATTGACATAGGTTCTTACCCAAATGATGTGTTTCCTGTCTGAGCTTCATGTTTTCAGCAAAGACATCAGGTGCAATACATTTTCTTGAGTCAAGTCTTGTTTTGAGATCAGAAAGGCTGGCAGTTATTTTGTCCAGTGCAGAACCTGCAATAGAGAACCATCCACGTAGAGTCAGTACTGAGAACTGCACACTAGTATGTGAATATTTCAAGCTCATTCAAAGTACTTTGCATTACAGAATCTGAAGTATTAgtcatttaaaatattcccaATTAccaactcaaaatattttaacagtttgaagactattatttatttgttcaagGAGACACTGAAACACTCCCTGGAGCCGGACGTTCTCAGTGTGGCACTGCTGTCATTAAGGCACTGCCCTGCAGGTTTCCCTATGCTAGTGGGTTCTGCAACAAGGCATCAAGAGCCAGCTGAGCAAGGGAGGCAAACGACATCACCTCCAGTCACTCACCAGGAGTGGCATCCTGTGTGACCCTGATGGAGTACAGGGTAGCAGCAAAACCAGAGCCATATGAGAACACACTAATTCTCTGTCCCGCAAGCTGCTCTGGGGAGTACCTGCAAATCATACAACAGCCTTTTAAAGTCAGAACTAAGCCAAAATTCCAGTTTAAAATAACTAGAAACGGCATCTAGCTTTGGAAAATCAACCAGTAAATTATAGCGTCTATAATACACATTTAGCATACATGctgacttttaaaaacacaaattcaAATACTGCTGTTATGAGTTTGAAAGCTGCCTACAGCAAAGCATGCCTGAGAAATGCCCAAAATATGATGAAGGCAGACATATTTCATTCTTAAGCAAACtaaagccaaaaaaataaacacatcttGGAAGACAATGTCagaatgaacaaaaataaagaaaaaagaaaacccaggtGGAGTGGTTTAATGTAAACTTAATATGAggctgtatttgaaaaaaaagcatgaattaAATACTTATTTAATTTGGCTTTACTTATTATAGTAAGACAGAGAAgacattcagatttttttccacttcaggAGTGTTTCtaggggaaggaagagggggaaatTTGGGGCTGAGAACAGACACTACCTTACAAATAAGATCCTACTTTGCAAGGCAGTAAGCAGCTGTTTTGCATCAACTTCTGACACAGACATTTTCAATCTGCATGTCACTTGAACTGAATGTGTGTGCAGAATTGTGTTTTAACTTTAGTTTTTCCGCTTAAGGCAATCTCGTAGCAAAAGGTTTGCTAAATGACACTTTTACAAAAGACTTTCTGAAAAAACCTTTTATGACCTTATTCATAAACAGCTTTTCCCAATTTTATGCTTACTGGGCTAGAAGAGAGGCAAGGCAACCATAGACTGAAGGGGTATACATATTTCCATTCTGATTGGATACAAGTAATGAAGCTTTGGTTTTCTGATTGAAGAGCTCTGCACTAGCTTTCATAAAAGCTTTTTCCACATCTCTGTCAAAGTATGTATCTTCAAGTTTTATATCCCtattgcagggaaaaaaaaaaaagttcagaaacAGTTAATAAAATAGCAGGAAGTAAAAACACACCTTGGGTGTGTAACAGATTATGTGAATAAGGCAGACAGCAGCCATTCTCACCTGAAAGCTTCCAGACCACTGAAAACACCATTTGCTGTTTCTGGGTTCTGGTCACTGAGAAAGTCATTCAGCAAGAGCCTAGCCACAGACTTCTGTACCAGTTTACAGTACGGAGAATGGAAGATCATGAATCCAAAGTCATTCAAGGTGAAACGTCTGTCTGTCCCCTCTGGAAGTGGCAGAAGGGTTATGTTACAACCTCTGTTTAGTACTCACTTTAAttatggaaataaagcagggagctggcaggacaGCAGCCATCGTAACATGTTGGCATAGAAGAGACACAAACATACAAGTAACACTAACCACTGCTGTCAAGCGCACTTAATACACTCCACtgcttctgtttaaaatttcttttttaccaCCTTCTGCACCAGCTAACAATGTTTGCTCTTCCTCTAGAACAAAAAGCTATGTTTAACAGAATCTCTGTATTTCTACCCAGCATTTTGACATAATAATCTACTTAATTTGCCTTTCTTATGCCTCTTAATACAATTGAAGCAATTACTAAACACAttgggtttaaaaaaatcagtataatTACAGAACATTTAAGTATTAACTTAAGTTTCTTAAAAGTCTGGATGGAGGTAGGTAATAGTACGCTTTTAACCAAGGCATTACATCTTACACCAACAAATGCCTGTAGAGACTACTGCTTACAGACTGTCAGGAAATTAGCCATgccagaacagaaataaaataagtaatttcttACAGGAGACAGCCAATATTTCAATCACTTCAGAACATACAAACATGAAGAGACTCACAGACTAGTTTTTAGATCAGATACTAAAACTGCCTGTGTGGCACACACTTGAGCATCTGCCAATCTCGCAGTATCATCAGGAGAGGCTACGCACCCTTTTGCCACTGGGCGTGGATTTTGTTGCGATACACGGTGTAGCAGCGGTCCAATGCACTGAGGTAGCACTGTATGGAGAGCTTGCCATCCACTACAGGATATTCAGAGACCATGTCTGGTTTGTAGAAGTCATACGCATGCTGCATGTGGGTTCCACGCAACCCTGGTGGACAGAAACCAACAGAAGTTGAAAATTAGTTTATTCAGCTGCTTTGAGTCAGTTGGGATGTGTCAGTTGGCACATGAGGGAAAAGAAGCAGTTTTGGCCCCCATTCAGCAGTTTTTCATGGCACTTCTGGCCTTTTAAAATAAGGTTTCACACAGTCCTTAATGGCCTGTAAAGCAGAGTAGGACTGAGCATGACAGACACATGCAATAAAGGATTGTCATGTTGTCCTGGAAGTAGAATGCTGTTTTGTTCAGCTCTTGTATTACTCTATCAATTTTACTGGAGAATCCTCAAGGAAATAAACAAATAGTAGCACCTCTAATTGTTTCCTGCTGCGTCCTGTAACTGGACTTGGCTGAGTTAGCCCAGAGCAAGAACAATTTCTGACATTAGTGGGAGTGGATCCGCCGCTTCAGCAAGGcacaaaaaccagcaaagagGCTGCAGGGCGGTGCAGTAATCTGACCTGAACAGTGTATGTTCGCCCACGGGACTAACCTCTCTCAAAAATCAGTGGTGCGTTTGGGCCGACCAGCATTGCAACAGCACCAGCTCCCCCAGTGGGCCTGGCATTTCCAGAGGCATACACAGCGATGTCTCCAGCCACCACGAGGGCATAGCGTCCTGGGAAaaacacacagggaaaacaaTGAGAAGGAGCCACGAGTCTGGCACATCTTAACATCCATCAGCAATTTTTAGACTCTAGTTATTGATGAGATGACACCGAGATTAAAGGGCTCTTCAATTTTGACTTTTCTCCCACATTTCAATTTGCAATCACCTAAATTTACAGAAGACCTTTACATTAGTAGCTATGTCATTATTCACGCTGTAACTTAAGTGGCAAATGCCCAGGGCATTTAACAAAAAGACtttagaagagaaaagcagtttaCCCTCTGAATTTTATATGGTTAAACATGACTACTGTCATTGTAGGGCAGGCTGATGTAAGGGTGATGTaacttttcaagaaaatatcCTTGACTTACCATCCCAGGAACTGGACTCAATCCAATTAATAGCATtaaaaagagcagcagtgcctcCATAGCATGCATTGGTGGTGTCGATCCCTTCTACATCTGTATTACCAGACTCTTCAAAAAGCTGCATCAGGACAGTCTTCACAGATTTTGATTTGTCAATTATGGTCTCCGTTCCAACTTCTAATCTCCCAATGCAATCATAAGAAAGGTTGTTCCTCTCCATGAGCTTCTGAACCACAGTCAAGCAGAGGGAATTGATATCCTCACGGTCAGAGCAGAACCCCATCCTTGCCTGGCCTAGCCCAATGGTGTACTTCCCAGCATCCACGCCATCATacttctccagctctgtctgGTCAACATACTGAGagggaaaatatatttccagTGCCACAATTCCCACATCTTTGGGCCAACAGGATTCAGCATTCACTGGAAGAGACCCAGGCATCGTGGCAgatctttaagaaaaaaaaaagaaaaccatgtgATTTACTCACATATATTTAGAGGAGCCTACTTTTAGTTCCTGTAATTGTAAGGAAAAAGTTGTGTTGCATGTACTCTATAACATCACTTGCAAAGGGCAAGCCTGTGCCTCTGATGAAGCTTCGGTACGAATACACTGTAAACATCATTagttttatacatttttttattaagtgaaaatacagatttaagcCCTAGAGATGAACAGATGTAGGTTAAACCCAAGCTATCTTTCTGGAGCAAAACACACACTGAGAGCTAAGAGTTTGAGGAATTAATGTTCAATATCTTACTCCTGCTTAAATGCAAAGTCTCAATTTTGCATACAACCAAGCTAGAAACATTGGATATTTTTATTAGCATTGCTAGTTGAAAAATCTTACTAGAAAATAACCATCTTGAGACAGGCCAGGACTcttcaaaac contains:
- the HMGCS1 gene encoding hydroxymethylglutaryl-CoA synthase, cytoplasmic isoform X2; protein product: MGFRSVSATMPGSLPVNAESCWPKDVGIVALEIYFPSQYVDQTELEKYDGVDAGKYTIGLGQARMGFCSDREDINSLCLTVVQKLMERNNLSYDCIGRLEVGTETIIDKSKSVKTVLMQLFEESGNTDVEGIDTTNACYGGTAALFNAINWIESSSWDGRYALVVAGDIAVYASGNARPTGGAGAVAMLVGPNAPLIFERGLRGTHMQHAYDFYKPDMVSEYPVVDGKLSIQCYLSALDRCYTVYRNKIHAQWQKEGTDRRFTLNDFGFMIFHSPYCKLVQKSVARLLLNDFLSDQNPETANGVFSGLEAFRDIKLEDTYFDRDVEKAFMKASAELFNQKTKASLLVSNQNGNMYTPSVYGCLASLLAQYSPEQLAGQRISVFSYGSGFAATLYSIRVTQDATPGSALDKITASLSDLKTRLDSRKCIAPDVFAENMKLRQETHHLANYIPQCSVEDLFEGTWYLVRVDEKHRRTYARRPLMSDGPLEARVGVVHPGIVHEHIPSPAKKVPRIPATTESEGVTVAISNGEH
- the HMGCS1 gene encoding hydroxymethylglutaryl-CoA synthase, cytoplasmic isoform X1, translating into MPGSLPVNAESCWPKDVGIVALEIYFPSQYVDQTELEKYDGVDAGKYTIGLGQARMGFCSDREDINSLCLTVVQKLMERNNLSYDCIGRLEVGTETIIDKSKSVKTVLMQLFEESGNTDVEGIDTTNACYGGTAALFNAINWIESSSWDGRYALVVAGDIAVYASGNARPTGGAGAVAMLVGPNAPLIFERGLRGTHMQHAYDFYKPDMVSEYPVVDGKLSIQCYLSALDRCYTVYRNKIHAQWQKEGTDRRFTLNDFGFMIFHSPYCKLVQKSVARLLLNDFLSDQNPETANGVFSGLEAFRDIKLEDTYFDRDVEKAFMKASAELFNQKTKASLLVSNQNGNMYTPSVYGCLASLLAQYSPEQLAGQRISVFSYGSGFAATLYSIRVTQDATPGSALDKITASLSDLKTRLDSRKCIAPDVFAENMKLRQETHHLANYIPQCSVEDLFEGTWYLVRVDEKHRRTYARRPLMSDGPLEARVGVVHPGIVHEHIPSPAKKVPRIPATTESEGVTVAISNGEH